A window of the Mannheimia granulomatis genome harbors these coding sequences:
- the hisH gene encoding imidazole glycerol phosphate synthase subunit HisH, with protein sequence MQLTIIDTGCANLSSVKFAFDRLGIQAEISRDLGKIQSADKLLLPGVGTAIAAMKNLQDRQLIETIQNATQPMLGICLGMQLMTEFSHEGDVETLSLMSGKTELLPNTGLPLPHMGWNKVQYQADHPLFHCIEQGNHFYFVHSYAVSPNAHTIATCDYGVPFSAAIANKNFYGVQFHPERSGEAGAKLLRNFVENI encoded by the coding sequence ATGCAACTCACCATCATCGACACAGGCTGTGCCAACCTGTCTTCGGTCAAATTTGCTTTTGACCGCCTTGGCATTCAGGCTGAGATCTCTCGTGATCTCGGCAAAATACAATCCGCCGATAAGCTACTGCTCCCTGGTGTGGGAACGGCAATTGCAGCGATGAAAAATCTGCAGGATCGTCAGCTGATTGAAACGATCCAAAATGCTACTCAGCCAATGCTCGGTATCTGTTTGGGTATGCAGCTAATGACCGAATTTTCCCACGAGGGCGATGTAGAAACCCTGAGCCTAATGAGCGGAAAAACCGAGCTGTTGCCAAACACCGGCTTGCCGTTGCCACATATGGGCTGGAATAAGGTGCAGTATCAAGCCGACCACCCGTTATTCCACTGTATTGAGCAAGGCAACCATTTCTATTTTGTGCATAGCTATGCCGTCAGTCCGAATGCTCACACCATCGCTACTTGCGACTACGGCGTCCCGTTCTCGGCGGCGATTGCCAATAAAAATTTCTACGGCGTGCAGTTCCACCCTGAACGCTCGGGCGAAGCCGGGGCGAAGCTGTTAAGGAATTTTGTGGAGAATATCTAA
- a CDS encoding DUF6904 family protein translates to MGILTACIYGVALMIYLQITKNLSGFSIWGTTNDLMSLRELMGKLLEEGSFFKHQRLIDELYSIPYEIRKSYEGHRHIEKHLDFQDNEYCLYGSECILILFIVLVSMMRSSMSFNNNDKYELSIMYALEFQLEKELKKYFPRDCDEIIELLPVIASLNQDILFEKLPSRNYFFLTLKTVQEKEKFLLPVLKSFLPYYKNPKLDFSIDEYPRDFEW, encoded by the coding sequence TTGGGGATTTTAACCGCTTGTATTTATGGGGTAGCTTTAATGATATATTTACAGATTACGAAAAATTTATCGGGATTTTCTATTTGGGGAACTACAAATGATTTAATGTCTTTAAGAGAACTGATGGGAAAGCTATTAGAAGAAGGTAGCTTTTTTAAACATCAAAGATTGATTGATGAACTTTACAGTATTCCTTATGAAATAAGGAAGTCTTATGAAGGCCATAGACATATAGAAAAACACTTGGATTTTCAAGACAATGAATATTGTTTATATGGCTCAGAATGCATATTGATACTATTTATAGTTTTAGTATCTATGATGAGAAGTTCTATGTCATTTAATAATAATGATAAATATGAATTATCAATAATGTATGCATTAGAATTTCAACTTGAGAAAGAGCTGAAAAAATACTTTCCTAGAGATTGTGATGAAATAATAGAATTATTACCTGTAATAGCATCTCTAAATCAAGATATTTTATTTGAAAAATTACCGAGTAGAAATTATTTTTTCTTGACATTAAAAACAGTACAGGAAAAAGAGAAGTTTTTACTTCCTGTGTTAAAGAGTTTTCTTCCTTACTATAAAAATCCTAAATTAGATTTTTCTATAGATGAATATCCTAGGGATTTTGAATGGTAA
- the hisB gene encoding bifunctional histidinol-phosphatase/imidazoleglycerol-phosphate dehydratase HisB, protein MQPTLFIDRDGTLIDEPKTDFQIDSLEKLKFEPNVIPSLLKLKRKYRFVMVSNQDGLGTSSFPQEDFDKPHNAMMALFNSQGIEFDEVLICPHKPEDGCDCRKPHTKLLQKYIDRQLFDPANSFVIGDRATDVQLAENLGIKALQYHPEKLNWDLITEKLLNEPVTNIGDRTPRYAIVERKTKETDIKVQVWLDETGANEISTGVGFFDHMLDQIATHGGFRMNITTKGDLWIDEHHTVEDTALALGTALKQAIGDKRGIARFGFVLPMDECKAECTMDLSGRPFIKFKADFKRDKVGDFSTELTEHFFQSIAFTLLATLHIKAKGDNDHHKIESLFKVFGRTLRQCIRIEGNELPSSKGVL, encoded by the coding sequence ATGCAACCAACCCTTTTCATCGACCGTGACGGCACGTTAATTGACGAACCAAAAACCGATTTCCAAATTGACAGCCTCGAAAAGCTGAAATTCGAGCCGAACGTGATTCCATCACTGCTCAAACTCAAAAGAAAATACCGTTTTGTAATGGTCTCAAACCAAGACGGCTTAGGCACGAGTTCGTTCCCGCAGGAAGATTTTGACAAGCCACACAATGCGATGATGGCGTTGTTCAATTCGCAAGGCATTGAATTTGATGAGGTCTTGATTTGTCCGCACAAGCCTGAAGACGGCTGCGACTGCCGCAAACCGCATACTAAACTGCTGCAAAAGTACATCGACCGCCAACTGTTTGACCCTGCCAACAGCTTTGTAATTGGCGACCGTGCCACCGATGTGCAACTGGCGGAAAACCTTGGCATCAAAGCGCTTCAATATCACCCTGAAAAGCTGAACTGGGATTTAATCACTGAAAAATTGTTGAATGAGCCCGTCACCAACATCGGCGACCGCACGCCGCGTTATGCCATCGTTGAGCGTAAAACCAAAGAAACCGACATCAAAGTACAAGTGTGGCTGGACGAAACAGGCGCGAACGAAATCAGCACAGGCGTGGGCTTTTTCGACCATATGCTCGACCAAATCGCCACCCACGGCGGTTTCCGAATGAACATCACCACCAAAGGCGACTTATGGATTGACGAACACCACACCGTTGAAGACACTGCCCTTGCCCTCGGCACTGCCCTTAAACAAGCGATTGGCGACAAACGTGGCATAGCCCGTTTCGGCTTCGTGCTGCCGATGGACGAATGCAAAGCCGAATGCACAATGGATTTATCGGGTCGCCCGTTCATCAAGTTCAAAGCCGATTTCAAACGCGACAAAGTGGGCGATTTCAGCACCGAACTGACCGAACACTTCTTCCAATCCATCGCCTTCACTCTGCTCGCCACCTTGCACATCAAAGCAAAAGGCGACAACGATCACCACAAAATCGAAAGCCTGTTCAAAGTCTTCGGCAGAACGCTCAGACAGTGCATTCGTATTGAAGGGAATGAGTTGCCGAGCAGCAAAGGTGTTTTATAA
- the tnpA gene encoding IS200/IS605 family transposase encodes MSYTKLFYHIVFRTLQSVPAIKEENEKELYQYIWAFCQQQRCTLHRINGMPDHLHLLVEIHPSFAVSDFVKQLKNASHKWLEQHSDLFPDFYAWSKGYCALTYSEHEKVKIMNYIKNQKAHHKHIGFIDEMKALIVDFDEYLERDL; translated from the coding sequence ATGAGCTATACAAAACTGTTCTACCACATCGTTTTTCGTACTTTACAAAGCGTTCCTGCTATTAAAGAGGAAAACGAAAAAGAGTTGTATCAATACATTTGGGCGTTTTGTCAGCAACAGCGTTGTACGTTGCATCGTATTAATGGAATGCCCGATCATCTGCATTTGCTGGTGGAAATTCACCCAAGTTTTGCAGTATCAGATTTTGTAAAACAGCTCAAAAATGCCAGCCATAAATGGCTCGAGCAGCACAGCGATCTTTTTCCTGATTTCTATGCGTGGTCGAAGGGCTATTGTGCTTTGACTTATAGCGAACACGAAAAAGTAAAAATTATGAATTACATCAAAAATCAGAAGGCACATCATAAACATATTGGTTTTATTGATGAAATGAAAGCCTTGATTGTGGATTTTGATGAATATTTAGAACGAGATTTGTAA
- a CDS encoding DMT family transporter: protein MNNAWLLLAVSIIAEVCGTTSLKYSEGFSKPLPTLAALCAFGIAFYCISIVFKTLPMGLVYAIWSGLGIVLTAAIAFFLFGQKPDLWGFVGMAMIIGGVLVINLLSSSSAH from the coding sequence ATGAATAATGCTTGGCTTTTATTGGCGGTTTCGATTATTGCCGAAGTGTGCGGCACCACCAGTTTAAAATACAGTGAAGGCTTTTCAAAACCTTTGCCGACCCTTGCGGCTTTGTGTGCGTTTGGTATTGCATTTTATTGTATCTCCATTGTTTTCAAAACCTTGCCAATGGGCTTGGTGTATGCCATTTGGTCAGGGCTGGGCATTGTGTTAACCGCCGCAATTGCCTTTTTCCTATTCGGGCAGAAACCCGATTTATGGGGATTTGTCGGAATGGCGATGATTATTGGCGGCGTGCTGGTGATTAATTTACTTTCTTCCAGCTCGGCACATTAA
- the hisC gene encoding histidinol-phosphate transaminase, translating into MTISQLSRKNIQALTPYQSARRLGGSGDVWLNANEYAVSPNFDLTDRTFNRYPEPQPQAVIEGYARYAGVQPENVLVSRGGDESIELIIRAFCEPNDSILYCPPTYGMYAVSADTCGIATKTVPLTADFQLDLPQIQANLDGVKVVFVCSPNNPTGNLIKRSDLLELLQMTEGKALCVVDEAYIEFCPEASLVSELKNFPHLAIIRTLSKAFALAGLRCGFTLANAELIGVLQKVIAPYPLPVPVSDIAAQALSPQGIAQMRERVADVIALRAELQKNLENLPLVEKVFESEANYLLFKCQDGQKVFKALWEQGIILRDQHKALGLADCIRITVGMAEENQRVVDYLGRAVLG; encoded by the coding sequence ATGACAATCTCACAACTTTCCCGAAAAAACATTCAAGCCCTGACCCCTTACCAATCCGCCCGTCGATTGGGCGGCAGTGGAGATGTGTGGTTGAATGCGAATGAATATGCCGTTTCACCAAACTTTGATTTAACCGACCGCACTTTTAACCGTTACCCCGAGCCACAGCCGCAGGCAGTGATTGAGGGCTACGCCCGTTACGCAGGCGTTCAGCCTGAAAATGTGCTGGTTTCCCGTGGCGGCGATGAGAGTATTGAGCTGATTATTCGGGCGTTTTGCGAGCCGAACGATAGCATTCTTTACTGTCCGCCGACGTATGGAATGTACGCCGTGAGTGCCGACACTTGCGGCATTGCCACCAAAACCGTGCCACTGACGGCTGATTTCCAGCTTGATTTACCGCAAATCCAAGCCAATTTAGACGGGGTGAAAGTGGTGTTCGTGTGCAGCCCAAACAACCCGACAGGTAACCTGATCAAGCGGTCGGATTTGCTCGAACTTTTGCAAATGACGGAGGGCAAAGCGCTTTGTGTGGTCGATGAGGCGTACATTGAATTCTGTCCTGAGGCGAGCCTCGTAAGCGAGCTGAAAAATTTCCCCCATTTGGCGATTATCCGCACGCTCTCCAAAGCCTTCGCCTTGGCAGGTTTGCGTTGTGGCTTTACCTTGGCAAATGCCGAGCTGATTGGTGTGCTGCAAAAAGTGATTGCCCCGTATCCGCTGCCTGTGCCGGTGTCCGATATCGCCGCCCAAGCCCTTTCCCCTCAAGGCATTGCACAAATGCGTGAGCGAGTGGCGGACGTGATCGCCCTGCGTGCCGAATTGCAAAAAAATCTCGAAAACTTACCGCTTGTGGAAAAAGTATTTGAGAGTGAAGCGAATTATCTGCTGTTTAAATGCCAAGACGGGCAGAAAGTGTTTAAAGCGCTTTGGGAGCAGGGAATTATTTTGCGGGATCAGCACAAAGCGCTTGGGCTGGCGGATTGTATAAGGATTACGGTAGGGATGGCGGAAGAAAATCAGCGCGTTGTGGATTACCTAGGACGAGCCGTCCTAGGCTAG
- the rsmC gene encoding 16S rRNA (guanine(1207)-N(2))-methyltransferase RsmC, which translates to MLSLESEVLERHLALFENKSVLLFGDVRDDFAQQLKAAKNVAVFSSYFDYARHNTNVQFGLECHLSAELAVFYWTKNKQECQFQLIQWLSQCQVGQEMLIIGENRAGIRSVEKLLEPFGNIAKIDSARRCGLYHFELQSVPTFDCKKFWKSYRLQALDIFALPAVFSSAELDNGTKLLLSTFSKEDRLKGKLLDLGCGAGVIGATLKQQFPKIKLTMSDIHAMALESSRRTLVENQLEGEVLASDVFSHISERFDLIVSNPPFHDGVDTAYRAVEELIFQAKNHLTKGGELRIVANAFLPYPDLLDKAFGKHEVLAKSTKFKVYSARA; encoded by the coding sequence ATGCTCTCATTAGAAAGCGAAGTGCTTGAACGCCATTTGGCGTTATTTGAAAATAAATCGGTATTATTGTTTGGTGATGTACGAGATGACTTTGCTCAACAGCTAAAAGCTGCCAAAAATGTGGCGGTATTTAGTAGCTATTTTGATTATGCTCGTCATAATACAAATGTGCAATTTGGCTTAGAATGTCATTTATCGGCAGAATTGGCGGTATTTTACTGGACTAAGAACAAACAAGAGTGTCAATTTCAATTGATTCAATGGCTCTCACAGTGCCAAGTGGGGCAGGAAATGTTGATTATCGGCGAAAACCGAGCGGGTATTCGTTCTGTGGAAAAACTGCTTGAACCATTCGGTAATATCGCCAAAATTGACTCCGCCCGTCGTTGTGGCCTTTATCATTTTGAGCTACAAAGCGTGCCGACTTTCGATTGCAAAAAATTCTGGAAATCTTACCGCTTGCAAGCGTTAGATATCTTCGCTCTGCCGGCAGTGTTTAGCTCGGCTGAACTTGATAACGGTACAAAATTACTGCTTTCCACCTTTAGCAAAGAAGACCGATTAAAAGGTAAATTGCTTGATTTAGGTTGTGGTGCAGGGGTGATTGGGGCAACGCTGAAACAGCAATTCCCGAAAATCAAACTGACAATGAGCGATATTCACGCAATGGCATTAGAATCTAGTCGCCGTACTTTGGTAGAGAATCAACTAGAAGGGGAAGTGTTGGCAAGCGATGTGTTCTCTCACATTTCAGAACGCTTTGATTTAATTGTGTCGAACCCGCCATTCCACGATGGCGTAGATACTGCTTATCGAGCTGTAGAAGAGTTAATTTTTCAAGCGAAAAACCATCTCACCAAGGGCGGTGAATTACGCATTGTCGCCAATGCCTTTTTACCTTACCCGGATTTGCTCGATAAAGCCTTCGGCAAACACGAAGTGCTGGCAAAATCCACCAAATTTAAGGTGTATTCGGCAAGGGCATAA
- a CDS encoding DNA polymerase III subunit psi: protein MNRRDLLLNEMGISQWVLTKPQVLKGDAQIRLNENVRLIVVCEEDHQTSRLFSDILLALGLQKSEYQWLNAEQSQRLVFQHSPIIWLIQAEEQAVKIAKNFANSTAWQNTCWQDLTYSAHKRQLWQQMEAYSNHLEKNSDSRNPTG, encoded by the coding sequence ATGAATAGGCGTGATTTGCTGTTAAATGAAATGGGTATTTCGCAATGGGTTTTAACCAAACCGCAAGTGCTAAAAGGCGATGCCCAAATTCGTTTAAATGAAAATGTGAGATTGATTGTGGTGTGTGAAGAGGATCACCAAACCAGCCGCCTGTTTTCAGATATTTTGCTGGCATTAGGGTTGCAAAAATCGGAATATCAATGGCTGAATGCTGAGCAATCTCAGCGGTTAGTCTTCCAACATTCGCCAATAATATGGCTGATTCAAGCGGAGGAACAAGCGGTTAAAATTGCAAAAAATTTTGCAAATTCGACCGCTTGGCAAAATACTTGTTGGCAAGATTTAACCTATTCTGCTCACAAACGCCAACTTTGGCAGCAAATGGAAGCCTATTCCAATCATTTGGAGAAAAATAGTGATTCAAGAAATCCGACAGGCTGA
- the rimI gene encoding ribosomal protein S18-alanine N-acetyltransferase, with product MIQEIRQADFERLFEIEQKAHLVPWSKGTLLNNQGEKYLNLKSVEQGKIVAFAISQIVLDEATLFNIAVDPDFRHQGFGKRLLSELILQLQKRGIATLWLEVRESNIAAQKLYDSLGFNEVTIRKNYYPTPEGGKENAVIMALYL from the coding sequence GTGATTCAAGAAATCCGACAGGCTGATTTTGAACGTTTGTTTGAGATTGAGCAAAAAGCCCATTTGGTGCCGTGGTCGAAAGGCACATTGCTCAATAATCAAGGCGAAAAATATCTAAATTTGAAATCGGTGGAACAGGGCAAAATTGTCGCTTTTGCTATCAGCCAAATAGTACTAGATGAAGCCACACTGTTTAATATTGCAGTTGATCCTGATTTTCGGCACCAAGGCTTTGGCAAGCGGTTACTTTCTGAATTAATTTTGCAACTACAAAAACGTGGTATAGCAACCCTTTGGCTAGAAGTTCGAGAATCCAACATTGCGGCACAAAAACTCTATGATTCTCTAGGGTTTAATGAAGTGACTATTCGGAAAAATTACTACCCCACCCCCGAAGGTGGCAAAGAAAACGCCGTGATTATGGCGTTGTATTTGTAA
- the typA gene encoding translational GTPase TypA: protein MQNVDINKLRNIAIIAHVDHGKTTLVDKLLQQSGTFESTRGDVDERVMDSNDLEKERGITILAKNTAINWNGYHINIVDTPGHADFGGEVERVLSMVDSVLLVVDAFDGPMPQTRFVTQKAFAHGLKPIVVINKVDRPGARPDWVVDQVFDLFVNLGATDEQLDFPIIYASALNGVAGLEHEELSSDMTPLYEAIVKHVQPPQVELDAPLQMQISQLDYNNYVGVIGIGRIKRGSVKPNQAVTIVDSEGKTRQGRIGQVLGHLGLQRFEATEAFAGDIIAITGLGELNISDTICDINAVEALPALTVDEPTVTMFFCVNTSPFCGQEGKFVTSRQILERLNKELVHNVALRVEETPNPDEFRVSGRGELHLSVLIENMRREGYELAVSRPKVIYKEENGKQQEPFEQVTIDIEEQHQGSVMEALGIRKGEVKDMIPDGKGRTRLEYVIPSRGLIGFRNEFMTMTSGTGLLYSTFSHYDDVKPGEIGQRKNGVLISNATGKALAYALFGLQERGKLMIDHGVDVYEGQIIGIHSRSNDLTVNCLQGKKLTNMRASGKDDAIVLTTPVRFSLEQALEFIDDDELVEVTPQSIRIRKRLLTENDRKRASRTTTSTSTR, encoded by the coding sequence ATGCAAAATGTAGATATTAATAAATTGCGTAACATCGCAATTATTGCTCACGTTGACCACGGTAAAACAACGTTGGTTGATAAACTTTTACAACAATCAGGTACCTTTGAATCAACTCGTGGTGATGTAGATGAGCGTGTTATGGACTCAAACGATCTTGAAAAAGAGCGTGGAATTACCATTCTTGCGAAAAACACGGCAATTAACTGGAACGGTTATCACATCAATATCGTGGATACTCCGGGGCACGCAGACTTCGGTGGTGAAGTAGAGCGTGTACTTTCAATGGTTGATTCTGTGTTATTGGTGGTGGATGCCTTTGACGGCCCAATGCCACAAACCCGTTTCGTAACCCAAAAAGCATTCGCTCACGGTTTAAAACCGATTGTGGTCATCAACAAAGTTGACCGCCCGGGGGCTCGTCCTGATTGGGTTGTAGATCAAGTATTTGATCTATTCGTCAACTTAGGTGCAACCGATGAGCAGTTAGATTTCCCAATTATCTACGCTTCAGCATTAAACGGTGTGGCAGGCTTAGAACACGAAGAGTTGAGCTCTGATATGACGCCGCTTTACGAAGCGATTGTAAAACACGTTCAACCGCCACAAGTGGAATTAGACGCACCGCTCCAAATGCAGATTTCACAGTTAGACTACAACAACTATGTAGGCGTTATCGGTATTGGTCGTATTAAGCGTGGTTCGGTAAAACCTAACCAAGCTGTAACCATTGTTGATAGTGAAGGTAAAACACGCCAAGGTCGTATTGGTCAGGTGTTAGGTCACTTAGGTTTACAACGCTTTGAGGCAACAGAAGCTTTCGCTGGAGATATTATTGCGATTACCGGTTTAGGCGAATTAAATATTTCAGATACCATCTGTGATATTAATGCAGTTGAAGCTTTGCCGGCATTAACCGTTGATGAACCAACAGTAACCATGTTCTTCTGCGTAAACACCTCGCCATTCTGTGGTCAAGAAGGTAAATTTGTAACGTCTCGTCAAATTCTTGAGCGTTTAAACAAAGAGTTAGTACATAACGTAGCATTACGTGTGGAAGAAACCCCTAACCCGGACGAGTTCCGTGTATCAGGACGTGGTGAATTACACTTATCGGTATTAATCGAAAATATGCGTCGTGAAGGTTACGAATTAGCGGTATCTCGCCCGAAAGTAATCTACAAAGAAGAAAATGGCAAACAACAAGAGCCGTTTGAGCAAGTGACAATTGATATTGAAGAACAGCACCAAGGTTCAGTGATGGAAGCCTTAGGTATCCGTAAGGGTGAAGTGAAAGATATGATCCCAGACGGTAAAGGCCGTACTCGTTTAGAGTATGTGATCCCAAGCCGTGGTTTAATTGGCTTCCGTAACGAGTTTATGACAATGACCTCAGGTACAGGTTTACTTTACTCAACATTCAGCCATTACGATGATGTGAAACCAGGTGAAATCGGTCAGCGTAAAAACGGTGTGTTAATTTCAAACGCAACGGGTAAAGCATTAGCTTATGCGTTATTCGGTTTACAAGAGCGTGGTAAATTAATGATCGACCACGGTGTTGATGTGTATGAAGGTCAAATTATCGGTATCCACAGCCGTTCAAACGACTTAACCGTAAACTGCTTACAAGGTAAGAAATTAACCAATATGCGTGCTTCTGGTAAAGATGATGCGATTGTCTTAACCACACCAGTTCGTTTCTCACTAGAACAAGCATTAGAGTTTATTGATGACGATGAATTAGTGGAAGTAACCCCACAATCAATCCGTATCCGTAAACGTTTATTAACGGAAAACGACCGTAAACGTGCAAGCCGTACAACGACAAGCACTAGCACACGTTAA
- a CDS encoding YggS family pyridoxal phosphate-dependent enzyme: MSISENLAQIHQKIQQFSSDYQRENVRLLAVSKTKPVAAIQEAIEAGQLAFGENYVQEAVEKIEFFTNRTDLEWHFIGPLQSNKTKLVAAHFDWIQTVDRLKIAERLNEQRPQHKAPLNVLIQINISDENSKSGIQPEEMLPLAQAISQLPNLKLRGLMAIPKPETEPTQQKVALRKMQQLFDRLQTEFDGIDTLSMGMSDDMQSAIECGSTMVRIGTAIFGARDYR; the protein is encoded by the coding sequence ATGTCGATTTCAGAGAATTTAGCGCAAATTCATCAAAAAATTCAGCAATTTTCAAGTGATTATCAGCGAGAAAATGTCCGTTTGTTGGCGGTCTCTAAAACCAAACCAGTGGCAGCTATTCAAGAGGCAATTGAGGCAGGCCAGCTTGCTTTTGGTGAAAATTATGTGCAGGAAGCGGTTGAAAAAATCGAATTTTTTACAAATCGAACAGACCTAGAATGGCATTTCATCGGGCCGTTACAATCAAATAAAACCAAGTTAGTTGCGGCTCATTTCGATTGGATTCAAACGGTAGATAGGCTCAAAATTGCCGAGCGTTTAAACGAACAACGCCCGCAACATAAAGCTCCACTCAATGTACTGATTCAAATTAATATCAGTGATGAAAATTCTAAATCGGGTATTCAGCCTGAGGAAATGTTGCCACTTGCCCAAGCGATTTCCCAACTCCCAAACCTGAAATTGCGAGGTTTGATGGCCATTCCAAAACCTGAAACCGAACCGACACAACAAAAAGTTGCTCTTCGCAAAATGCAACAGCTTTTTGACCGCTTGCAAACGGAATTTGACGGCATTGATACGCTTTCAATGGGAATGTCAGACGATATGCAATCGGCAATTGAATGTGGTTCGACAATGGTGCGAATTGGCACCGCGATTTTTGGGGCGAGAGATTATCGGTAG
- a CDS encoding KdsC family phosphatase, with the protein MLDLTKIKLVITDVDGVLTDGGMYYTDQGEVMKRFHVHDGLGVKMLQNCGIKVAVLSGGDTALLRKRLEVLKIDLALLGKMEKRSACFELMEKAGVTPEQTAYIGDDTLDLPAFEVCGVAIATRNAHDYIKAKADWVLEKAGGEGAFREVSDKILEAQGFGEIFKTADGFLTIAEKMAQ; encoded by the coding sequence ATGTTAGACCTAACCAAGATTAAATTAGTCATTACTGATGTTGACGGTGTTTTAACCGACGGTGGAATGTATTACACCGACCAAGGCGAGGTAATGAAACGTTTCCACGTTCACGATGGCTTAGGGGTAAAAATGCTGCAAAACTGCGGTATTAAAGTGGCGGTACTTTCAGGTGGCGATACTGCCCTACTCCGCAAACGCCTGGAGGTGTTGAAAATTGACTTAGCCCTACTTGGCAAAATGGAAAAACGTTCTGCCTGTTTTGAATTAATGGAAAAAGCCGGCGTAACGCCCGAGCAAACCGCCTATATCGGTGACGATACCTTAGACTTACCTGCCTTTGAGGTGTGTGGTGTGGCAATTGCCACCCGTAATGCTCACGATTACATCAAAGCCAAAGCCGATTGGGTGCTTGAAAAAGCCGGTGGCGAAGGGGCTTTCCGTGAAGTTTCCGATAAAATTCTAGAAGCCCAAGGCTTTGGCGAGATTTTTAAAACTGCTGATGGTTTTTTAACGATTGCGGAAAAAATGGCACAGTAA